The following proteins are co-located in the Silene latifolia isolate original U9 population chromosome 1, ASM4854445v1, whole genome shotgun sequence genome:
- the LOC141644372 gene encoding cysteine proteinase inhibitor 5-like, with product MQGSTTIVLVSLVLVFILVCVSNTDARVSKAATNDLSGGWAPTKDVTDPKIVEVAQFAVSEYDHMMSKSFKLVKVVKGEIQYQDGVKYHLYIIVEAESNNYDYGVFVQDDDSSRTLISFFPDN from the coding sequence ATGCAGGGTTCCACAACTATCGTCTTAGTTTCTCTAGTTCTTGTGTTCATCCTTGTCTGTGTCTCAAACACGGACGCTCGTGTGTCTAAGGCCGCAACTAATGATCTGTCTGGTGGATGGGCACCAACCAAGGACGTCACTGATCCCAAAATCGTGGAGGTTGCTCAATTCGCAGTGTCCGAATACGACCATATGATGAGCAAGTCGTTTAAACTGGTGAAGGTCGTAAAGGGTGAAATTCAATATCAAGATGGCGTCAAGTATCATCTTTACATTATCGTCGAAGCTGAGAGTAATAATTATGATTATGGAGTGTTCGTCCAAGATGATGACTCGTCTAGGACTCTTATTAGCTTTTTTCCTGATAACTAA
- the LOC141644381 gene encoding uncharacterized protein LOC141644381 — protein MGCLFTLHAKGYKVLAHIDSTKPPAPDAENYGDWCEIDAHVLQWIYGTLSDDLLPRVLEDESTAYEAWKRVENIFLNNKGARAAALEHGFNNLKLVSMSSLEAYCQRLRDLAG, from the coding sequence ATGGGCTGCCTGTTCACGCTCCACGCCAAAGGCTACAAAGTTTTAGCGCATATTGACAGCACAAAACCACCTGCTCCTGATGCCGAAAACTATGGTGATTGGTGTGAGATTGATGCTCATGTCCTACAATGGATTTATGGGACCTTGAGTGATGACCTTCTCCCTCGGGTGCTTGAAGACGAATCAACGGCGTATGAGGCATGGAAACGTGTCGAAAATATTTTTCTGAATAATAAAGGGGCACGCGCTGCCGCCTTAGAGCATGGGTTTAATAATCTTAAACTCGTCAGTATGTCTTCCCTTGAGGCGTATTGTCAGCGTTTGCGAGATCTTGCTGGGTAA
- the LOC141644389 gene encoding cysteine proteinase inhibitor 5-like, whose amino-acid sequence MSKNIVSLVLVLVFAGVLTINARSLNSNDNGDQWNAITNVNDPHVKEIAQFAVSEYNKKQTTRYELVKIFQGDTQNVGGTHYRLIVSVTANGGNAATYLTEVLENGSTKQLLKFFALP is encoded by the coding sequence ATGTCAAAAAACATTGTTTCTCTAGTTCTTGTACTTGTTTTTGCAGGTGTCTTAACAATCAATGCTCGATCATTGAATAGCAACGACAACGGCGATCAATGGAATGCTATAACAAACGTCAACGATCCTCATGTGAAGGAAATAGCTCAATTCGCAGTGTCGGAATATAACAAGAAACAAACGACGAGGTATGAGTTGGTGAAGATCTTCCAGGGTGATACTCAAAATGTAGGTGGTACACATTATAGGCTAATCGTTTCTGTAACGGCAAATGGTGGTAATGCTGCAACTTACTTAACTGAAGTGCTCGAAAACGGGTCGACTAAGCAGCTCTTGAAGTTTTTCGCTCTTCCTTGA